In Synechococcus sp. PCC 6312, one genomic interval encodes:
- a CDS encoding ABC transporter ATP-binding protein, producing the protein MKYSAPRKQSSFQKLLTYLRPHWRVTLAGILALLVVNILGTYLPLLIGQAIDELQDQFEYQRVLFYVFALLGMASIMWFIRMASRIWLFGTGRQVEFDLKQQIFEHLLKMDPAYFARNSAGDLISRSTSDVDNIRRLVGFAVLSFVNTIFAYALTLPVMLAIHPGLSLGAISVYPLVLLIVMGFSNQMRLEQLETQEALADLSDLIQEDMSGMAVIKIYAQEENERQQFSRLNQDLLAANLNLAKTRNVIFPMLGGMVSLSLLILLWFGSRMIAANTIQVGDFVALLLYIERLIFPTALLGFTITAYQRGEVSIDRIEAILAVDPQIQDDPTAIPLTSKKVQGKIEVKHLNYTYPQAPRPALEDVNFRIEPGETVAIVGPIGSGKSTLANALPRLLDVGAGQIFLDGMDITQIRVRDLRACMSYVPQDSFLFSTSLKNNIRYGNPQAELPEIETAAQAAQIHHEILNFPDEYQTVVGERGITLSGGQRQRTALARALLLDAPILILDDALASVDNQTATQILQNLQSKPIQQTIIFITHQLSAAALAQRILVMNRGTIVQFGTHAELIQTPGLYQELWQRHQMQSNL; encoded by the coding sequence ATGAAATATTCTGCACCCCGTAAACAGTCCAGTTTCCAAAAACTCCTTACCTATCTGCGGCCCCATTGGCGCGTTACCTTGGCGGGAATTCTGGCCCTGCTGGTGGTCAACATCCTAGGCACCTATTTACCCCTGCTGATTGGCCAGGCCATTGATGAACTCCAAGATCAGTTTGAATATCAACGAGTTCTGTTTTATGTGTTTGCCCTCCTGGGGATGGCCTCGATCATGTGGTTTATTCGGATGGCCTCGCGAATTTGGCTGTTTGGCACAGGCCGTCAAGTGGAATTTGACCTCAAACAACAGATTTTTGAACATCTTCTGAAGATGGATCCGGCCTACTTTGCCCGGAACTCGGCCGGAGATTTGATTAGTCGCTCCACCAGTGATGTGGATAATATTCGCCGCCTAGTTGGTTTTGCTGTTCTCAGTTTTGTCAATACCATTTTTGCCTATGCCTTGACCTTACCTGTGATGTTAGCGATTCATCCCGGCCTGAGTTTGGGGGCGATTTCGGTCTATCCGTTAGTGTTACTAATTGTCATGGGCTTTAGTAATCAAATGCGCCTTGAACAACTGGAAACCCAGGAAGCTTTAGCAGACCTCAGTGATTTAATTCAAGAAGATATGAGTGGCATGGCCGTTATCAAGATCTATGCCCAAGAAGAAAATGAACGTCAGCAATTTAGCCGACTGAATCAAGACCTGTTAGCCGCCAACTTGAACCTGGCCAAAACCCGGAACGTGATTTTTCCGATGCTGGGGGGAATGGTGAGTTTAAGCCTGTTGATTCTCCTCTGGTTCGGCAGCCGGATGATTGCGGCCAATACGATTCAAGTTGGGGATTTCGTCGCCCTGTTGCTCTACATTGAACGGTTGATTTTTCCGACTGCCTTGTTGGGGTTTACGATTACAGCCTATCAGCGGGGAGAAGTGAGTATTGATCGAATTGAGGCTATCTTGGCGGTGGATCCCCAAATTCAAGATGATCCAACTGCTATTCCCTTAACCTCAAAAAAAGTTCAGGGCAAAATTGAGGTTAAACATCTCAACTACACCTATCCCCAGGCCCCGCGCCCAGCCCTAGAGGACGTTAACTTTCGGATTGAACCAGGGGAAACGGTCGCCATTGTCGGGCCAATTGGGTCTGGTAAATCAACCCTGGCGAATGCGCTTCCCCGACTGTTGGATGTTGGTGCGGGGCAAATTTTCTTAGATGGGATGGATATTACCCAAATTCGGGTTAGGGATTTGCGGGCCTGTATGTCCTATGTTCCCCAGGATAGTTTTCTATTCAGTACAAGCCTCAAAAACAATATTCGCTACGGTAATCCCCAGGCCGAGCTTCCAGAGATTGAAACCGCTGCCCAAGCTGCCCAAATCCACCATGAAATCCTTAACTTTCCCGATGAATATCAGACGGTGGTAGGAGAACGGGGGATTACCTTATCAGGGGGCCAACGCCAACGTACCGCCTTAGCCAGGGCCTTGTTATTAGATGCGCCAATTTTAATTTTGGATGATGCCTTGGCGAGTGTGGATAATCAGACTGCAACCCAAATTCTTCAAAATCTCCAAAGTAAACCCATTCAGCAAACGATTATTTTCATTACCCACCAACTTTCAGCCGCCGCTCTAGCCCAGCGGATTTTAGTGATGAATCGGGGCACAATTGTTCAATTTGGAACTCATGCAGAACTGATTCAAACCCCAGGCCTGTATCAAGAGCTTTGGCAACGGCATCAAATGCAATCTAATCTCTAG
- a CDS encoding DUF2993 domain-containing protein, whose product MTRFPVTSDLSNLGQPAPIAPEEAPTTQADLPQAQDVPRGQQRLIRRVLTPALRWWLQTQVEAVTELEIDLQAKDQQVLAGYLPLVRVLAVGVIFQGLCLTQARLQAENIRVNLGQVLRGKPLKLLEPIQAWGELHLTSADFQQSLDSDLMRSALRDLICILSKELNQPLPTALATLQVAEATVNFGHGALDCTLNLLGEQPFTISFASEIGLASPQCLEFRQLRAFGLEPQTIQINLGEDVHLESLCLTPEKLTCEGGLTVFP is encoded by the coding sequence ATGACTCGTTTTCCGGTAACGTCTGATCTGTCTAATCTTGGGCAACCTGCTCCCATTGCCCCAGAGGAAGCCCCGACCACCCAGGCTGATTTACCCCAAGCTCAGGATGTTCCCAGAGGTCAGCAGCGATTGATTCGGCGGGTCCTCACTCCGGCTTTGCGATGGTGGCTCCAAACCCAAGTAGAAGCAGTTACAGAGTTAGAAATAGACCTACAGGCCAAGGATCAACAGGTTTTGGCCGGCTATTTACCCTTAGTGCGAGTGTTGGCTGTGGGGGTAATTTTCCAAGGACTTTGTTTAACCCAGGCCCGACTCCAGGCGGAAAATATTCGCGTCAATCTGGGCCAAGTGCTGCGGGGGAAACCCTTAAAGCTTCTCGAACCCATCCAGGCCTGGGGTGAACTTCACTTGACCTCCGCCGATTTTCAACAATCCTTGGACTCAGACCTGATGCGTTCGGCTCTGCGGGATTTGATCTGTATTCTCTCCAAAGAATTAAATCAGCCCTTACCCACTGCATTAGCCACCCTCCAAGTTGCGGAAGCCACAGTCAATTTTGGTCATGGGGCCTTAGACTGCACCTTAAATTTGCTGGGAGAACAGCCCTTCACCATCAGCTTTGCCTCAGAAATTGGTTTGGCCAGTCCCCAATGTTTAGAGTTTCGGCAACTGCGGGCCTTTGGCTTAGAGCCCCAAACCATTCAGATTAACCTGGGGGAGGATGTCCATCTGGAGTCTCTATGCTTAACTCCCGAAAAACTGACCTGCGAGGGTGGGCTAACGGTTTTCCCCTAA
- a CDS encoding DNA double-strand break repair nuclease NurA: MLNLNQVAQQVTALGQHFYQEAQARALKLQLAGDYLAQAQGQETEFSESLAAHENQLRFTPAWPATPLTERVTIPPAPVQHRVMATDGSQIAPSHHEIAFCYLINVGRVRLDYGSNLYPLLDSVAEVFYTQAEVYAAQAWGITPAEWMRHKRTQLEILQLVELALADPVNLPTVLMLDGSLIHWAWESLPNAARQVLLEPILQAWGRLETARIPIVGYLSASRSSETLNYLRLQACPYPLPHCQDHCPAPTRPPCQIFTGLQDPGLWETQLSSGQRGPLWQSRARILEDYGQQRIFFCYFHVGSEVVRVEFPRWVVEDQTLLTQALSLTMAQVIKGYGYPVALAEAHNQAVIRSGDRARFFALLERELIKAGLKQVAPSPKERRKRQSIA, translated from the coding sequence ATGTTGAACCTCAATCAAGTGGCCCAGCAAGTCACCGCCCTAGGCCAGCATTTTTACCAGGAAGCCCAGGCCCGCGCCTTAAAATTACAACTGGCCGGTGATTATCTGGCCCAGGCCCAAGGCCAAGAGACTGAATTTAGCGAGTCCCTGGCCGCCCATGAGAACCAGTTGCGGTTTACCCCGGCCTGGCCAGCAACGCCGCTCACCGAAAGAGTTACGATTCCCCCAGCTCCAGTTCAACATCGGGTTATGGCTACGGATGGCTCCCAAATTGCCCCGAGTCATCACGAAATTGCTTTTTGTTATCTAATTAACGTAGGGCGAGTGCGTTTGGACTATGGCAGCAATCTTTATCCCTTGCTGGATAGCGTGGCGGAGGTGTTCTATACTCAAGCCGAGGTTTATGCCGCCCAGGCCTGGGGAATTACACCGGCAGAATGGATGCGCCACAAACGCACACAGTTAGAAATTTTGCAATTAGTTGAACTCGCATTGGCTGATCCGGTCAATCTACCGACAGTGCTGATGCTGGATGGTTCCTTGATTCACTGGGCCTGGGAATCTTTGCCTAATGCGGCCCGGCAGGTGTTGCTAGAGCCTATTCTCCAGGCCTGGGGCCGGCTTGAAACTGCCAGAATTCCGATTGTTGGCTACCTGAGTGCTTCCCGCAGTAGTGAAACCCTGAATTACCTCCGCCTCCAGGCCTGCCCCTATCCTCTCCCCCACTGTCAAGACCATTGCCCCGCCCCAACCCGCCCACCCTGCCAAATTTTTACGGGCCTTCAGGATCCTGGCCTGTGGGAAACCCAACTATCTTCGGGTCAGCGCGGACCCCTCTGGCAAAGTCGTGCCCGCATCTTAGAGGACTATGGCCAGCAGCGAATTTTCTTTTGCTATTTCCATGTGGGGTCAGAAGTCGTGCGGGTGGAGTTTCCCCGTTGGGTCGTTGAGGATCAAACACTGTTAACCCAGGCTCTCAGTCTGACGATGGCCCAAGTGATAAAAGGCTATGGCTATCCCGTTGCCCTCGCTGAAGCCCATAATCAAGCGGTGATTCGCAGTGGGGATCGGGCCCGTTTTTTTGCCCTCTTGGAGCGAGAACTGATTAAAGCCGGCCTAAAGCAGGTTGCCCCTTCCCCGAAAGAACGTCGCAAACGCCAGAGTATTGCCTAA
- a CDS encoding DUF3110 domain-containing protein, protein MIHAIMRVYVLLFNPGTENEGIHSLQMGDRNLILMFADEDDATRYALLLEAQDFLTPSIVGVDEREIEEFCQAADYDCQVVPAGFMPTNDAERLFLSPPERNVAETDWETEQSHDHDPELSDYETLEVENPELDALRRRLEKLL, encoded by the coding sequence TTGATTCATGCCATTATGCGAGTCTATGTGTTGCTGTTTAATCCGGGCACTGAAAATGAAGGAATTCACTCCTTACAAATGGGAGATCGGAACCTGATTCTGATGTTTGCCGATGAAGATGATGCCACCCGCTATGCCCTGCTCCTCGAAGCGCAAGATTTTCTCACCCCCAGTATTGTGGGTGTAGATGAGCGGGAAATTGAAGAATTCTGCCAGGCCGCTGACTATGATTGCCAAGTCGTTCCCGCTGGATTTATGCCGACCAATGATGCCGAACGTTTATTCCTCAGCCCTCCAGAGCGGAATGTGGCAGAAACCGACTGGGAAACGGAGCAAAGTCACGATCATGATCCAGAACTCTCTGACTACGAAACCTTGGAAGTTGAAAATCCCGAACTCGATGCCCTCCGCCGCCGTCTTGAGAAATTGCTCTAA
- the dusB gene encoding tRNA dihydrouridine synthase DusB, which produces MLTLPPELKTRLAAPLMIGSLPVYSRVLQSPLSGVTDLVFRRLVRRYAPESMLYTEMVNATGLHYVKDLPQIMEVEAQERPISIQLFDCRPDFLAEAAEKAVAEGADTVDINMGCPVNKITKNGGGSSLLRQPEVAAAIVRAVVAAVDVPVTVKTRIGWTDQEINILDFAQQMQDAGAAMITVHGRTRAQGYNGPARWEWIRKVKEKLTIPVIANGDIFSVEAAVQCLLETGADGVMCSRGTLGYPFLVGEIDQFLKTGQAKPTPTAIERLQCARDHLIALWEYKGLSGIRQARKHLTWYAKGFSGAADLRGELCLIETVEQGTFLLDQAIARLGPA; this is translated from the coding sequence ATGCTAACCCTTCCCCCTGAATTAAAAACCCGTCTGGCGGCTCCCCTGATGATTGGATCATTGCCTGTCTATAGCCGCGTCTTGCAATCCCCCCTCTCTGGAGTCACTGACCTGGTTTTCCGGCGACTAGTCCGGCGATATGCCCCAGAATCCATGCTCTATACCGAAATGGTCAATGCCACTGGCCTGCACTATGTCAAAGACCTGCCCCAGATCATGGAAGTAGAAGCCCAAGAACGCCCCATCAGTATTCAGTTATTTGACTGTCGCCCCGATTTCTTGGCAGAAGCGGCGGAAAAAGCCGTTGCCGAAGGAGCCGATACGGTGGACATCAATATGGGCTGTCCGGTGAATAAAATTACCAAGAATGGCGGTGGTTCCTCTCTCCTGCGACAACCTGAGGTGGCGGCGGCCATTGTCCGGGCGGTAGTGGCGGCCGTAGATGTCCCGGTTACGGTCAAAACTCGGATTGGTTGGACGGATCAAGAAATTAACATCCTCGACTTTGCCCAACAGATGCAGGATGCTGGAGCCGCGATGATTACGGTTCACGGCCGTACCCGCGCCCAAGGCTACAATGGCCCAGCCCGTTGGGAGTGGATCCGGAAAGTTAAGGAAAAACTGACGATTCCCGTCATTGCCAATGGCGATATTTTCTCGGTTGAAGCCGCAGTTCAATGCCTCCTGGAAACAGGGGCCGATGGGGTAATGTGCTCGCGGGGAACCTTGGGCTATCCCTTCCTAGTGGGAGAAATTGATCAGTTTCTTAAAACCGGACAAGCCAAACCAACCCCCACTGCCATTGAACGCCTCCAGTGCGCCCGTGATCACCTGATTGCCCTTTGGGAGTACAAAGGCTTGAGTGGCATTCGCCAGGCCCGGAAGCATCTTACCTGGTATGCCAAAGGATTTAGCGGCGCGGCGGATCTGCGGGGCGAACTCTGTTTAATTGAAACCGTTGAACAGGGTACTTTCCTTCTAGACCAGGCCATTGCCCGACTTGGCCCAGCTTAG
- a CDS encoding sodium:proton antiporter, producing MDHNLQVMVLVVLAVVAGIGAQVLASVLRLPSIVLLLTVGIGLGPSGLDWLHPQLLGDGLEVLVPLSVALILFEGGLTLELQRSEAEVTRSIRNLVTIGAVITLVGATLAAHWSGEFPWPIAVLYGSLVVVTGPTVVGPLLRQVGAERKLGAILEGEGILIDPLGAILAVVVLNLVLSHDLDPWSGVMSLGIRLGVGTLVGWTAGWGLSWFLRQAQFLSDELRNLLVLACVWGTFTLSQVLVSESGLMTAVMLGITLRWAEIPGERVLRRFKGQLSTLAISVLFVLLAADLSVSSMFALGWGGLGTVLCLMFIVRPLSVFVATWKSGLRWQQKAFLAWIAPRGIVAASVASLFSISLTNGGINGGDAIKALVFLTILLTVFGQGLTAKLWADFLQVRAHGKSGVIIVGCNPLGRLLGQLLHQWGELVVMIDSNPTYCHQAQAEGLTVFVSSALNSEVLRQAGIENLGTFLAITSNPEVNRVLSQRIREEFQPPRVLAAFSRVDQPSNEITELSQGIDTALSQSLNVKDWNEYITADSIRLGEVTLTAERLDMQLAHLLALVKSEKLLPLLWIRAETVRVVQGDMEFQAGDQVVYLLHTPKPDFLMPSPVTRPLEIKTVLANAHLSFVEPKT from the coding sequence ATGGATCACAACCTACAAGTTATGGTGCTGGTGGTCTTGGCGGTGGTTGCTGGGATCGGGGCCCAAGTCCTGGCCAGTGTCTTGCGGTTGCCTAGTATTGTCCTCTTGCTGACGGTGGGGATTGGCCTTGGCCCGAGTGGCTTAGACTGGCTGCACCCTCAACTCTTAGGAGATGGCCTGGAAGTCCTAGTCCCGCTCTCTGTCGCCTTGATTTTATTTGAAGGGGGGTTAACTCTCGAACTCCAACGCAGTGAAGCGGAAGTGACCCGGAGTATTCGCAATCTTGTCACCATCGGGGCAGTTATTACCTTGGTGGGAGCAACCTTAGCGGCCCATTGGAGTGGGGAATTTCCCTGGCCCATTGCAGTTCTCTATGGATCCTTAGTCGTGGTGACAGGACCAACGGTGGTCGGGCCCTTATTACGGCAAGTTGGGGCCGAGCGGAAACTAGGGGCCATCTTGGAAGGAGAGGGGATTTTAATTGATCCCTTGGGGGCCATTTTGGCTGTAGTCGTCCTCAATTTGGTTCTCAGTCATGATCTTGATCCCTGGAGTGGGGTGATGAGCTTAGGCATCCGCTTGGGAGTTGGGACGCTAGTTGGCTGGACAGCAGGTTGGGGATTGAGTTGGTTTCTCCGCCAGGCCCAGTTTCTCTCGGATGAATTACGCAATCTCCTGGTCTTGGCCTGTGTTTGGGGCACGTTTACCCTCTCCCAAGTCCTGGTGAGTGAGTCGGGCCTAATGACAGCGGTGATGTTGGGGATTACCCTCCGCTGGGCTGAGATTCCGGGGGAGCGGGTTTTACGGCGGTTTAAGGGACAACTGAGTACTCTGGCCATTTCTGTTTTGTTTGTCCTGTTGGCGGCAGATTTATCCGTCTCCAGTATGTTTGCCTTGGGTTGGGGAGGGCTGGGTACAGTTCTATGTTTGATGTTTATTGTCCGCCCCCTGAGTGTGTTTGTTGCAACCTGGAAGAGTGGCCTGAGATGGCAGCAAAAGGCATTTTTGGCCTGGATTGCCCCGCGGGGGATTGTGGCGGCTTCCGTCGCTTCTTTATTTTCGATTAGTTTGACCAATGGGGGTATTAACGGGGGAGATGCAATCAAAGCCCTTGTCTTTTTGACCATTCTCTTAACTGTCTTTGGCCAAGGCTTAACGGCAAAACTCTGGGCAGACTTTCTCCAGGTGCGGGCCCACGGGAAGAGTGGCGTGATCATTGTTGGTTGTAATCCTCTAGGGCGGTTATTAGGGCAACTCCTCCATCAATGGGGCGAGCTAGTAGTCATGATTGACAGTAATCCAACCTATTGTCACCAAGCCCAGGCCGAGGGGTTAACGGTTTTTGTCAGTAGTGCCTTGAACTCAGAGGTTCTCCGTCAGGCGGGTATCGAAAATTTGGGTACCTTTTTAGCCATCACGAGTAATCCCGAAGTGAATCGTGTCTTGAGCCAACGGATCCGGGAAGAGTTTCAGCCCCCACGGGTTTTGGCGGCATTTTCCAGGGTAGATCAGCCCAGCAATGAGATCACAGAGCTATCCCAAGGGATTGACACGGCCCTGAGCCAAAGCCTGAATGTGAAAGATTGGAATGAGTATATCACCGCCGATTCCATCCGCCTGGGGGAAGTCACCTTGACCGCCGAACGTCTGGATATGCAATTGGCCCATCTATTGGCCCTAGTCAAGTCGGAAAAGCTCTTACCCCTGCTGTGGATTCGCGCCGAGACCGTGCGGGTTGTTCAAGGGGATATGGAATTTCAAGCTGGGGATCAAGTTGTTTATCTCCTCCACACCCCTAAACCCGACTTTCTAATGCCCAGCCCAGTCACCCGCCCCTTAGAAATCAAAACCGTCTTGGCCAATGCCCATCTCTCCTTTGTAGAGCCAAAAACCTAG
- a CDS encoding endonuclease/exonuclease/phosphatase family protein has protein sequence MMGKLRSGETFFHHLLSHIWPTAQAIGKKKWLYGSLGILVAGLVIGCGHWLGANGLSSPVITLSGEITPIHQIQGEEHFSRKVGQIVTTTGIVTGLDQRGFYLQSERPDSTPRTSEGLFVFTNVAPTVRPGNRVAVRGRAQEYQPEQAPGELPLTQISCQGEIQVLSENQPLPTPIALSNPPTEIIYRPATKLKNTPVQLNPQARGLDFYESLEGMRVTILQPQVVGPQNFRNQFFVVSQGGQQATGMNSRGGITIRALSQSPYLDGDFNPERMRINPKLLSKPQQHPALQVGDRLPNLTGILTYNLGNYEVLLDPKQSLKPISSRNFMPETTRLKGDQTHLTVATFNVENLSAQEPERINLVAQAIHQNLNSPDLIALQEIQDDSGSLDDGIVSATKTAQLLVEQINQEGGPRYNYIDIAPINNQDGGQSGGNIRTAFLYNPERLTLVNSPNGRGQSQTPVQISTTGLSHNPGRIRPQDPAWRAGRKPLIAQFHWQDQTIYAINVHLKSKRGDEPLMGLNQPPTLGSQEMRMAQTQILQQFIGELQQRQPQARIILLGDMNDFAFSLPLQQLSQTPANLANLTQMRLPEVEQYSYIYEGNSQQLDHIWVSQNVVQTNPTSAAVDIVHLNAEFSPQISDHDPVVCRLLINADGGT, from the coding sequence ATGATGGGGAAGTTACGAAGCGGCGAAACGTTTTTTCATCACCTGTTGTCTCATATTTGGCCGACAGCTCAAGCCATAGGCAAAAAAAAGTGGCTTTATGGCAGTTTAGGGATTCTCGTAGCTGGCCTGGTGATTGGCTGCGGGCATTGGTTGGGCGCAAATGGTCTCTCCAGTCCGGTTATTACCCTATCTGGAGAAATCACACCTATTCATCAAATTCAAGGAGAGGAGCATTTTTCTCGCAAAGTTGGACAAATTGTTACCACAACTGGTATTGTCACGGGCCTGGATCAGCGGGGCTTTTATCTCCAATCTGAGCGACCTGATTCTACCCCCCGGACTTCAGAGGGACTCTTTGTATTTACGAATGTTGCCCCCACAGTCAGGCCTGGGAACCGAGTCGCGGTGCGGGGTCGCGCTCAAGAATATCAGCCAGAACAAGCCCCTGGGGAGTTGCCCTTGACCCAAATCAGTTGTCAGGGTGAAATTCAAGTCCTGAGCGAAAACCAGCCTTTACCCACTCCAATTGCCCTGAGTAACCCACCCACAGAAATTATTTATCGCCCGGCCACAAAACTGAAAAATACCCCGGTTCAACTCAATCCCCAGGCCCGGGGGCTAGACTTTTACGAATCTTTAGAAGGAATGCGGGTCACTATTCTCCAACCGCAAGTGGTCGGCCCTCAAAATTTCCGCAATCAGTTTTTTGTCGTGAGTCAAGGGGGGCAGCAGGCCACCGGCATGAACTCACGGGGCGGCATTACCATTCGAGCGTTGAGTCAGAGTCCCTATTTGGATGGTGATTTTAACCCGGAACGGATGCGGATTAACCCCAAACTCCTGAGCAAGCCCCAACAACACCCAGCCCTCCAAGTCGGAGATCGTCTCCCTAACTTAACCGGAATCCTCACCTATAACTTGGGCAACTACGAAGTTCTCCTTGACCCCAAGCAATCCCTCAAACCCATTAGTTCTCGCAACTTCATGCCGGAAACCACTCGCCTCAAAGGTGATCAGACCCATTTAACCGTAGCCACCTTCAATGTTGAAAACCTGAGTGCCCAAGAACCAGAACGGATCAACCTAGTTGCCCAGGCCATTCATCAGAATTTAAATAGCCCTGATTTGATTGCCCTCCAAGAAATTCAGGATGATAGTGGCAGCCTTGATGATGGGATTGTCAGCGCAACAAAAACGGCCCAACTGCTGGTGGAACAGATCAATCAAGAAGGTGGCCCCAGATATAACTACATAGACATTGCCCCAATCAACAATCAAGATGGTGGCCAGTCCGGTGGGAATATTCGTACCGCCTTTCTCTACAACCCCGAACGCCTAACATTGGTGAATAGTCCGAATGGCCGAGGCCAGAGTCAAACTCCCGTTCAAATTTCAACGACCGGCCTCAGTCATAATCCGGGGCGGATTCGTCCACAAGATCCGGCCTGGCGGGCGGGCCGCAAACCCCTCATTGCCCAATTCCACTGGCAGGATCAAACAATTTATGCCATCAATGTCCATCTCAAATCAAAGCGAGGTGATGAACCACTGATGGGACTGAATCAGCCACCAACCCTGGGTAGTCAGGAGATGCGGATGGCCCAAACCCAAATTTTGCAGCAATTCATTGGGGAACTTCAACAACGCCAACCCCAGGCCAGAATTATTCTCCTTGGGGATATGAATGATTTTGCCTTCTCTCTGCCTTTACAACAACTCAGCCAGACCCCGGCTAACCTCGCCAACCTGACCCAAATGCGTTTACCAGAGGTGGAGCAATACAGTTACATTTACGAAGGTAATTCCCAACAGTTAGATCACATCTGGGTCAGTCAAAATGTGGTGCAAACGAACCCAACCTCAGCGGCTGTGGATATTGTCCATCTCAACGCTGAATTTAGCCCCCAGATTAGCGATCATGACCCGGTTGTTTGTCGTTTACTTATAAATGCGGACGGAGGGACTTGA
- a CDS encoding TIGR02281 family clan AA aspartic protease: protein MMKTLWVCPLVKALFPNPSLIMRFSFGFSQALLLNACLTGLVTFTPLAGLTQPGQRSLQDQLYQAIGNQDWAQAIRVVDLMIQANPNQASALRQYRQELVQMGQFRPTKPPTSAPVATRSTPPNPSLLGVVQIQRRQNGIPVINVTFNRRRDFEMMVDSGASMTVITRPMASALGITPANIVDYAIFNTANGQVRLPIVFVGSMDVGGLVTQQIPVAVAGPEMSVGLLGQDFLQRFDVSLRRDQIEFHLHP, encoded by the coding sequence ATGATGAAAACGTTGTGGGTTTGTCCCCTGGTTAAAGCTCTTTTTCCTAACCCATCCCTCATCATGCGCTTTTCCTTTGGTTTTTCCCAGGCCCTCCTCTTAAATGCCTGCCTCACTGGCCTGGTAACGTTCACTCCTCTGGCAGGCTTGACCCAACCAGGGCAACGCTCCCTCCAAGATCAGCTTTATCAGGCCATTGGTAATCAAGACTGGGCCCAGGCCATTCGGGTCGTGGATTTAATGATCCAGGCCAATCCAAATCAAGCATCAGCCCTGCGCCAATATCGCCAAGAACTGGTTCAGATGGGCCAATTCCGCCCCACCAAGCCGCCAACCTCTGCCCCTGTGGCGACTCGGTCAACTCCTCCTAATCCTAGCCTGTTGGGTGTGGTGCAAATTCAACGCCGACAAAATGGGATTCCGGTGATTAATGTCACATTTAACCGCCGCCGTGACTTTGAAATGATGGTTGATTCTGGGGCTAGCATGACTGTGATTACGCGCCCGATGGCCAGTGCCCTCGGAATTACCCCCGCCAATATTGTTGATTACGCCATTTTTAATACGGCCAATGGTCAAGTCCGCTTGCCAATTGTTTTTGTCGGTAGTATGGATGTGGGGGGGCTGGTGACGCAACAAATTCCGGTGGCCGTGGCGGGGCCGGAAATGAGCGTGGGCCTCTTAGGGCAAGATTTCCTCCAGCGGTTTGATGTCAGTTTGCGCCGGGATCAAATTGAATTTCATTTACATCCCTAA
- a CDS encoding undecaprenyl-diphosphate phosphatase — MFEFSWLQAIILGLVQGITEFLPISSTAHLIIFTDIFGWKNVWSKPALDAIQFGSVVAVFWYFWGDIRQVLAGAWQAWQGKNWQIEEWKIFIGIVIGTIPALGMGFLLKKIGIDLESPVLIAVMALVMAALLGLAEQVGKRQRDFDHLEVSDGVLVGLGQTIALLPGASRSGSTLTTALFLGLKRDTAARFSFLLGIPTLTIATLVQARDVLQETAMAVPLLVGIISSFIFSYLSIAWLLQYLRKKSAWVFVWYRFGLGIALLLSVGLGWLRG; from the coding sequence ATGTTTGAATTTAGCTGGCTCCAAGCGATCATTTTGGGTCTTGTCCAGGGTATTACAGAGTTTCTGCCCATTAGCAGTACCGCCCACCTGATCATTTTTACGGATATTTTTGGCTGGAAAAATGTCTGGAGTAAGCCGGCCTTGGATGCCATTCAATTTGGCAGTGTCGTGGCCGTGTTCTGGTATTTCTGGGGGGATATTCGGCAAGTCTTGGCGGGTGCGTGGCAGGCCTGGCAAGGAAAAAATTGGCAAATTGAGGAGTGGAAAATTTTTATTGGGATTGTCATTGGCACAATTCCGGCCTTGGGGATGGGCTTTCTCCTCAAAAAAATCGGGATAGACCTAGAATCTCCAGTGCTGATTGCAGTCATGGCTTTAGTGATGGCGGCCTTACTCGGCCTGGCCGAACAGGTTGGAAAACGCCAACGGGATTTTGATCACCTGGAGGTGTCTGATGGTGTTCTGGTTGGCCTGGGACAAACCATTGCGCTCTTACCAGGGGCTTCCCGCTCCGGCTCAACCCTGACAACAGCCCTCTTCTTAGGACTTAAACGAGATACAGCAGCCCGCTTTTCCTTTCTCTTAGGGATTCCGACTCTCACCATTGCCACGCTTGTCCAGGCCAGGGATGTCCTTCAAGAAACGGCGATGGCGGTTCCCCTCCTGGTGGGAATTATTTCCTCCTTTATTTTTTCCTACCTTTCCATTGCCTGGCTTTTACAATATCTGCGGAAGAAATCGGCCTGGGTCTTTGTTTGGTATCGGTTTGGGCTGGGAATTGCCCTCTTGCTGTCTGTTGGCCTGGGGTGGTTGCGGGGGTAA